One part of the Arachidicoccus terrestris genome encodes these proteins:
- the pruA gene encoding L-glutamate gamma-semialdehyde dehydrogenase, with protein sequence MSLGYFNYPLPANEPVLGYAPGSAERKALSKALADAKKKKLEIPMYIGGRAVKTGKKVEIRPPHELSHTLGFFHRGDDKHINQAIDAALKAKSSWEAMPWEDRAHIFLKAADLIAQKYRAELNAATMLCQSKNAYQAEIDSACELIDFLRFNVHFLSKIYRQQPSDSPGVKNRTEWRPLEGFVLALTPFNFTAIAGNLPTSAALCGNVVVWKPADTQVYSAQLIMKILKEAGLPDGVINLVYVSGQKLGKIVFSHPDFAGIHFTGSSAVFNTIWKTIGENINRYKSYPRIVGETGGKDFVVIHKSANIDEAVTALARGAFEYQGQKCSAASRAYIPSNLADRIKTKLINTVKSFKMGPVDDFSNFINAVIDEKSFDKISNYLKNAAKDRKASILVGGNCDKTEGYFVEPTIIEAKDPKYVTMCEEIFGPVLTIYVYDADKFEQTLDLVDSTSPYALTGSILAQDRQAIALATERLRFSAGNFYVNDKPTGAVVGQQPFGGARASGTNDKAGSALNLYRWLSARSIKETLNPPVDYTYPFLAKDAEQ encoded by the coding sequence ATGAGTTTAGGTTATTTTAATTATCCTTTGCCGGCTAATGAACCGGTTTTAGGGTATGCTCCCGGGTCTGCGGAGAGAAAAGCCCTCAGCAAAGCCTTGGCTGATGCTAAGAAAAAGAAGTTAGAAATACCCATGTATATTGGTGGTCGCGCCGTAAAAACCGGCAAAAAAGTTGAAATTCGCCCCCCTCATGAACTGAGCCACACGCTGGGCTTTTTCCATCGTGGAGATGATAAACATATTAACCAGGCGATCGACGCTGCCCTGAAGGCCAAAAGTAGCTGGGAGGCAATGCCCTGGGAAGACCGGGCGCACATCTTTTTAAAAGCAGCAGATCTTATTGCTCAGAAGTACCGTGCCGAACTAAATGCGGCCACAATGCTTTGCCAGAGTAAGAATGCTTATCAGGCGGAAATTGACAGCGCCTGTGAACTGATCGACTTTCTACGGTTCAATGTACATTTCCTCAGTAAGATCTACCGGCAGCAGCCCAGTGACAGCCCCGGTGTAAAAAACCGGACGGAATGGCGTCCGCTGGAAGGATTTGTATTGGCTCTTACGCCGTTCAATTTTACGGCCATTGCGGGTAATCTGCCCACCAGTGCAGCCCTTTGCGGTAATGTGGTAGTCTGGAAACCGGCTGATACTCAAGTCTATAGTGCGCAGCTTATTATGAAAATACTGAAGGAAGCAGGCCTTCCTGATGGCGTTATCAACCTCGTGTATGTCAGTGGGCAGAAACTGGGTAAGATCGTGTTCTCTCACCCTGATTTTGCTGGCATTCACTTCACTGGCTCTTCTGCGGTATTCAACACGATCTGGAAAACCATTGGAGAAAATATCAATCGCTATAAATCCTACCCAAGAATCGTTGGGGAAACAGGGGGTAAAGATTTCGTGGTTATTCACAAATCTGCCAATATTGATGAGGCTGTCACAGCCCTGGCAAGAGGTGCATTTGAATATCAGGGACAGAAATGTTCTGCCGCTTCAAGAGCGTATATCCCTTCTAACCTGGCAGACCGGATCAAGACAAAGCTCATCAATACTGTGAAATCCTTCAAAATGGGGCCAGTAGATGATTTTAGTAATTTTATCAATGCTGTCATTGATGAGAAGAGCTTCGATAAGATATCCAATTATCTAAAAAACGCAGCGAAAGACCGAAAAGCCAGCATTCTGGTGGGAGGAAATTGTGATAAAACGGAAGGCTATTTTGTCGAACCGACAATTATTGAAGCCAAAGATCCTAAGTATGTTACCATGTGCGAAGAAATCTTCGGCCCGGTATTGACAATATACGTTTATGACGCGGATAAGTTTGAACAAACGCTGGATCTGGTGGACAGCACTTCTCCATATGCCTTGACTGGTTCTATTCTGGCCCAGGACAGACAGGCAATTGCCTTGGCTACAGAGCGTTTGCGTTTTTCTGCTGGCAATTTCTACGTTAACGATAAACCAACAGGCGCGGTGGTAGGACAGCAGCCATTTGGTGGTGCCAGGGCTTCTGGTACCAATGATAAAGCTGGCAGTGCCCTAAACCTGTACCGGTGGTTAAGTGCCCGTAGCATTAAAGAAACCTTGAATCCGCCAGTAGATTATACTTATCCGTTCCTGGCCAAGGATGCGGAGCAATAA
- the tilS gene encoding tRNA lysidine(34) synthetase TilS gives MAHLQQQKGTQDLFQAFKKQLEICFPYVLNGFAGNRHNQTQWSRRPVLLAISGGMDSMVLGRLLFDMGIPAIWVHCNFHLRGEESDRDASFVRSQAALIKTPLIVKDFHAGNQATEWKMSIEETARKLRYDFFKALIAKDKVAWEGIDLPDPAPEFLMTAHHANDQIETLLLNFFRGCGISGLHGIPAKNGNILRPLLAFKRSSLFNYARSAGIDWVEDSTNQSTDYTRNYLRNKILPELKTIYPVIEDTLLDNLQRFSQAEVLYQAGLEKYKKRLLNFQDGHLYLSVRLLQKSGIALTLLWEALRPYGFGYRQLPEVEKLLSSESGAYQDNAAKDYRILRNRAHLVLSPLNEKIAGIILIEKGVQAIEFPAGRLELSVQQGVPSKILTDPTVAMIDSRKISFPLLLRKWKPGDYFYPLGMLKKKKVARFLIDQKVGMHEKGQIWVLLESGGRIIWVVGHRLDERFKITQGTKNILKLKLLPTNDCPK, from the coding sequence ATGGCTCATTTGCAACAACAAAAGGGGACTCAGGATCTATTTCAGGCTTTTAAAAAGCAGCTTGAAATATGTTTTCCTTATGTGTTGAATGGCTTTGCCGGTAATCGCCATAACCAAACCCAGTGGTCAAGGCGGCCGGTATTGCTGGCGATCAGCGGGGGAATGGACAGCATGGTACTCGGTCGATTGCTTTTTGATATGGGAATTCCGGCCATCTGGGTACATTGCAATTTTCATTTAAGAGGGGAGGAGAGTGACCGGGACGCATCCTTTGTTCGCTCTCAGGCAGCACTTATAAAAACACCTTTAATTGTCAAGGATTTTCATGCCGGGAATCAGGCCACCGAATGGAAAATGTCCATTGAAGAAACTGCCAGAAAGCTTCGGTATGATTTCTTTAAAGCACTAATAGCAAAAGATAAAGTGGCATGGGAGGGTATTGATTTACCTGATCCCGCTCCTGAATTCTTAATGACCGCTCATCATGCAAACGACCAGATAGAGACCTTGCTTTTGAATTTTTTCAGGGGTTGTGGTATTAGTGGCTTGCATGGAATTCCTGCAAAAAATGGAAACATACTCAGACCGCTGCTTGCATTTAAACGATCATCGCTGTTTAATTATGCAAGATCTGCCGGGATAGACTGGGTGGAGGATTCAACGAATCAATCTACAGACTATACGAGAAATTATCTCCGCAATAAAATTTTACCCGAGTTAAAAACGATTTATCCTGTCATTGAAGATACACTGTTAGATAACCTTCAGCGGTTCAGTCAGGCAGAAGTTTTATATCAGGCAGGCCTTGAGAAATATAAAAAGCGGCTGTTGAATTTTCAGGATGGTCACTTATACTTAAGTGTGCGGTTGCTGCAAAAGTCGGGTATTGCCTTAACCCTTCTTTGGGAAGCATTAAGGCCTTATGGGTTTGGATATAGGCAACTTCCCGAAGTAGAAAAATTATTATCGTCTGAGAGTGGTGCTTATCAGGATAATGCAGCAAAAGATTATCGTATTTTGCGTAACCGGGCCCATTTAGTTCTGTCACCACTGAATGAGAAAATTGCCGGAATCATTTTAATAGAAAAAGGCGTGCAAGCCATTGAGTTCCCAGCCGGCAGACTAGAGCTCTCCGTTCAACAAGGAGTCCCATCTAAAATCCTGACAGACCCGACCGTGGCTATGATAGACAGTAGAAAAATTTCCTTTCCTTTACTGCTCAGAAAATGGAAGCCGGGTGATTACTTTTATCCGCTGGGCATGCTTAAGAAGAAGAAGGTTGCGCGCTTTTTAATTGATCAAAAAGTAGGTATGCATGAAAAGGGACAGATATGGGTATTACTTGAGAGCGGAGGGCGTATTATTTGGGTGGTGGGACACCGACTGGATGAGCGGTTCAAAATTACACAAGGGACAAAAAATATTCTTAAACTTAAACTACTACCGACAAACGATTGCCCTAAATAA
- a CDS encoding DUF3467 domain-containing protein → MANQKDNANTPEHLNIEISEEVAEGTYSNLAIITHSNAEFIVDFVNVMPGNPKNKVKSRIILSPMHAKRLLGALADNVRRFESENGEIKDLDAIEIPMNFGGPAAQA, encoded by the coding sequence ATGGCCAACCAGAAGGACAACGCAAATACACCGGAGCATCTTAATATTGAGATCAGTGAGGAGGTGGCAGAAGGTACTTATTCGAATCTGGCGATCATTACGCATAGCAATGCAGAGTTTATTGTAGATTTTGTAAATGTTATGCCGGGTAATCCGAAAAATAAGGTAAAATCCAGGATCATCCTTTCACCGATGCATGCCAAAAGGCTGCTAGGAGCACTGGCGGACAATGTTCGTCGCTTTGAGAGTGAAAATGGAGAAATTAAGGATCTGGATGCCATTGAAATCCCTATGAATTTCGGAGGTCCTGCAGCACAAGCTTAA